In one window of Chryseobacterium sp. JV274 DNA:
- a CDS encoding type VI secretion system transmembrane protein TssO, whose protein sequence is MQGQITLSKKERHYQFFYLILMLVTAMLFLGVIFLKGFVSPFSDEDVRGIQNLEQKAEFERHQKIVIPIMDSTYTMITKLTDDGPQPFIENNIQLGVNDINSYFNSTDVIDIRKDAYPQIAKFYKMYYDDKKVISTTSEDIKIFQKQVDECRIGFKDKQNKLYQREQDLKARVQ, encoded by the coding sequence ATGCAAGGACAAATCACATTATCAAAGAAAGAAAGGCATTATCAGTTTTTTTATTTAATACTGATGCTTGTGACTGCCATGTTATTTTTGGGAGTCATCTTTTTAAAAGGTTTTGTATCTCCATTTTCTGATGAAGATGTAAGAGGAATTCAGAATCTTGAACAGAAAGCCGAATTTGAGCGTCATCAAAAAATTGTTATTCCTATCATGGACAGTACCTATACGATGATCACGAAGCTTACCGATGACGGTCCTCAACCATTTATAGAAAATAATATTCAATTAGGGGTTAATGACATTAACAGCTATTTTAACAGTACCGATGTTATTGATATCAGAAAAGATGCTTATCCTCAGATTGCAAAATTCTATAAAATGTACTATGATGACAAAAAAGTTATTTCAACTACTTCAGAAGACATTAAAATCTTTCAAAAGCAGGTGGATGAATGCAGAATCGGATTTAAGGATAAGCAAAATAAGCTTTATCAGCGTGAGCAGGATCTGAAAGCAAGAGTACAATAA
- a CDS encoding PKD domain-containing protein codes for MNYFQKNKKNIIIGVVATLLIAALVALWLQKKVIHSADDIVGVVYPSSLAVGDTLLFEDKTQFAKTKRWNFGDGTTSDKNSGIHFYNKPGYYQVSLIVDNKYTKSFPVMVSARGVQKAKDTAKNATTIEAVAQAMQNESVSFRAISDAKVFAWKFGETGNTDSKDKFTIYSYKKPGDYVVTLYTEESQEPIYHHIKILPAYDALAEEEVSVEDSYAKVDSDFKYHLQQIANGNSFNMHYNYLLRTYLCNNENTVVKVNDSKVNNFYMYCAGLQFDKNTVIQTVKVNLDDKQECVTKVEINQSK; via the coding sequence ATGAATTATTTTCAAAAGAACAAGAAAAACATTATTATCGGTGTTGTTGCAACTTTGCTCATCGCAGCATTGGTTGCCCTATGGCTGCAGAAAAAAGTCATCCATTCAGCCGATGATATTGTTGGGGTAGTTTATCCGTCTTCACTGGCGGTAGGAGACACACTTTTATTCGAAGATAAGACCCAGTTTGCGAAAACCAAAAGATGGAATTTCGGAGACGGTACAACTTCAGATAAAAACAGTGGGATTCACTTCTATAATAAACCGGGGTACTATCAGGTGAGTTTGATCGTTGACAATAAGTATACGAAATCTTTCCCTGTAATGGTAAGCGCAAGAGGCGTTCAGAAAGCAAAAGATACAGCAAAAAATGCAACGACCATTGAGGCTGTAGCTCAGGCTATGCAAAATGAAAGCGTATCTTTCCGTGCCATTTCTGATGCAAAAGTGTTTGCCTGGAAATTCGGAGAAACAGGAAATACAGATTCTAAAGATAAGTTTACAATCTATTCTTACAAAAAACCCGGAGATTATGTGGTAACGCTGTACACTGAAGAATCTCAGGAGCCTATCTATCACCATATTAAGATCCTTCCGGCTTATGATGCTCTTGCAGAAGAAGAAGTTTCAGTAGAAGATTCTTACGCAAAGGTAGATAGTGATTTTAAATATCACCTGCAGCAGATTGCGAATGGAAACAGTTTCAATATGCATTACAATTACCTGTTGAGAACCTATCTGTGTAACAATGAAAACACAGTAGTAAAGGTAAATGACAGTAAAGTGAACAACTTCTACATGTATTGTGCCGGTCTTCAGTTTGACAAAAACACAGTGATTCAGACTGTGAAAGTGAACCTGGATGATAAGCAGGAGTGTGTAACTAAAGTAGAAATCAACCAAAGCAAATAA
- the tssR gene encoding type VI secretion system protein TssR domain-containing protein → MKNKFPLAAYYIGLSVLLTSCQVKLPSKKTPEPSQYGQVDASPVVNGYPKKSAPWIVISDRSRNTAYLDKDDEKSYKEVKFLEPLMVLKHRDGMVKVAEYVPDALMKKVSSKSIKTYGWIPESDLLLWNNALKSEKTGYPVRVAVVPSNSEVIKNAERYYKNDSIMVFNSPSLIETANVKIPNGQIVYVYKQAENNKRFLVGKKPSIDIDSIGKGLYGWVSSNVISSWGERSAIKLKNTTGINDSTLGIYEGYPGGSGSDAENKKAVLLTDVNKRTQLENIFPVNLPLEQAPTPDSKTKYFTNILDYSKNFVSNVLGEPIYFDRYREITERDKNINIVFALDVSAGNAPYAPIVKSLLQDLQLRFEKPSYFSNVKYGVVLYKNNPCGENISVSNLSADYSKMTAFIDQKTNEMNCASNNGYQPVGEALTAAGNLLSNVSDETNIVVTVGTSANQSGNMYSVISSLTQAQARLIMFQTSARSSDTYNDFVLMAENVVTNTAKNIAELKKQKIINQYDVLTKNNFSLVEGDAGFFSLAYPKQSMSQGFVIFPKKGDITTPGFLKKSVDSLISQVTLDNQNIDKSLNEYFHSSVGAGKTDVDVKYKYLYPGLTNPVSAGIAAQLINYGSPFLVKGYIPKDLKDYTPGIEKGILISESEYDNLKAFYTEVYRNTKADRPDFNQARAVKEYVKLLKKYNPTIKFLDKGALYEQPMSYAIGMSTGFDLSEEELMAKYKLKGWKKSKVVPGETVKNYFYHYKNLADRMLANRNNPAVKIQQNGQTFYWLNEYFTPSRIPTEQPEYTKH, encoded by the coding sequence ATGAAAAATAAATTTCCTCTAGCAGCATATTATATAGGGTTATCAGTATTATTGACGAGTTGCCAGGTAAAACTGCCGTCAAAGAAAACCCCGGAGCCGTCACAGTATGGACAGGTGGATGCTTCCCCTGTCGTTAACGGGTATCCTAAAAAATCAGCGCCATGGATCGTTATTTCAGACAGATCGAGAAATACAGCTTATCTGGATAAAGATGATGAGAAATCTTACAAAGAAGTAAAATTCCTTGAACCTTTAATGGTTTTAAAACATAGAGACGGAATGGTAAAAGTAGCGGAATATGTTCCGGATGCTTTAATGAAAAAAGTTTCGTCAAAATCCATCAAAACATATGGATGGATTCCGGAATCTGACCTTCTTCTTTGGAATAACGCTTTAAAAAGTGAAAAAACAGGGTATCCTGTAAGAGTAGCCGTAGTGCCAAGTAACAGCGAAGTTATCAAAAATGCCGAAAGGTACTATAAGAATGACTCTATTATGGTGTTCAATTCACCAAGCCTTATTGAAACAGCCAATGTAAAGATTCCAAACGGACAAATTGTATATGTCTACAAACAGGCTGAAAACAACAAACGATTTTTAGTAGGTAAAAAACCTTCAATTGATATAGACAGTATCGGCAAAGGACTTTACGGATGGGTAAGTTCTAACGTGATTTCCAGCTGGGGAGAGCGTTCTGCAATTAAACTGAAAAACACAACAGGGATCAACGATTCTACATTAGGAATCTATGAAGGATATCCTGGAGGATCAGGATCAGATGCTGAAAATAAAAAAGCAGTTCTTCTTACAGATGTTAACAAAAGAACGCAGCTTGAGAATATCTTTCCTGTAAACCTTCCATTGGAACAGGCTCCAACTCCGGATTCAAAAACAAAATATTTTACCAATATCTTAGATTACAGCAAGAACTTTGTATCAAACGTATTGGGTGAACCTATTTATTTTGACCGTTACAGAGAGATCACAGAAAGAGATAAAAATATTAATATTGTTTTTGCATTGGACGTAAGCGCAGGAAATGCACCTTATGCACCTATTGTAAAATCATTATTGCAGGATCTTCAGCTTAGATTTGAAAAACCATCTTATTTTAGCAATGTTAAATATGGAGTGGTTTTATATAAAAATAATCCTTGTGGGGAAAATATTTCTGTATCAAACTTAAGTGCAGACTACAGCAAAATGACAGCGTTTATTGATCAGAAAACGAATGAGATGAACTGCGCAAGCAATAACGGGTATCAGCCGGTAGGAGAAGCTCTTACTGCAGCAGGAAACCTTCTTTCAAACGTATCTGATGAAACCAATATTGTAGTTACTGTAGGAACTTCTGCCAACCAAAGCGGAAATATGTACAGTGTGATCAGTTCACTTACTCAGGCTCAGGCAAGACTGATCATGTTCCAGACAAGTGCAAGATCATCTGATACCTATAACGATTTTGTATTGATGGCTGAAAATGTTGTTACCAATACAGCCAAAAATATTGCTGAACTTAAAAAACAAAAGATCATCAATCAGTATGATGTTCTTACTAAGAATAACTTCAGCCTGGTAGAAGGTGATGCGGGATTCTTCTCACTGGCTTACCCTAAACAGAGTATGTCTCAGGGATTTGTTATCTTCCCTAAAAAAGGTGATATTACAACTCCCGGATTCCTGAAAAAATCTGTTGACAGTCTTATTTCACAGGTTACTTTAGATAACCAGAATATTGATAAATCACTTAATGAATATTTCCATTCATCAGTGGGAGCAGGAAAAACAGATGTTGACGTAAAATATAAATATCTGTATCCGGGTCTTACCAATCCGGTATCTGCAGGAATTGCGGCACAGCTGATCAACTACGGAAGTCCATTCCTTGTAAAAGGATACATTCCAAAAGATCTGAAAGATTATACTCCTGGAATAGAAAAAGGAATTCTTATTTCTGAATCGGAATATGACAACTTAAAAGCTTTCTATACGGAAGTATACAGGAATACTAAGGCAGACCGTCCAGACTTTAATCAGGCAAGAGCAGTGAAAGAATATGTGAAGCTGCTGAAGAAATATAACCCGACTATAAAATTCCTGGATAAAGGAGCTCTTTATGAGCAGCCAATGTCTTATGCTATTGGAATGAGTACAGGATTTGATCTTTCTGAAGAAGAA